The Cydia pomonella isolate Wapato2018A chromosome 9, ilCydPomo1, whole genome shotgun sequence sequence TGGGCctgtatttacaaaacatgacTTCGTCTCGTTTTGTAACTTCGGCTATTGAATTTTAAGAACacttattatgtacctgttgtaaaaaatacacatacttATTTGCTCGTCATAATAGACAAAGCAAATTCGCGAACTATTTACTTCTATGCTATAAAAAGAGCATTaagataaaacattttattgcaattaaaaattatgGCATGGCATGTACAGCGAGTATGTCATAGGCCTTCCTGATATCCCCAGTGATATCTTTAACGGGCTCATCTCGTGTAGCCAACCAGGTACTGCCGCTCTCTCCGCGTTTGTAGGCTTCCACAATTCCTTTGGCTGCTGATTCCAttctgaaaataaaacaatacaaatctaGGTTTTTCACACATTAATATTGTCTATACTAACCTCCTCTTTAATctagatattttataatatcGTTTTGACTTAACATACTTTAGATTTGACCAATCAACAGAACTCTCATTGCACAGCGTTACAGCGCAGCATCAGCAAAGTACAGCATCACTTTTGTTTAAGCTGTCTCTGAAATCTTgatctaaaaatatttagtgCTTACTTCTGTAATCTCATCGTGGGAAATGCTTCCCCGTATTGAGCATCGTAATACTTGTCGAAGCGGCCTGTTTTCTGCGGCTTGAGTAGGCCCGTATCGGTAACGCCTAGGCATACAGTAATCACTCGTACGCCCGATCTGCTGTAGTGCTCCTCCATCTGAAAGTAGGATGTAGAATGCGATTTTAATTGAAACTACCGTTTCTATACATACATCTTTTTGTCATTTTGAAGAAcgcaaatttatattaaaatgggtTAATTCCCCCCATTGAATGTAGATTTTTACCTAATATTATTTTCTGTAGACTTTAGGTGTCTCAAAATACGCTCAAGTTTGTCATATCTGGCAGAATTAAGTGTAGtccagtcaccatcagatatattggagcgaccaaggtgttcacaaatatgtGAACAAAGCCTCTATTACCATGACATTAAAGTccatgtttacatatttttgagccCCTTGGCTGATCGTATATATCGGATGATGAGTGTATACTTAAGTCTAAGCGGGAATCCGATGTAGTGGCAATAGAAAGTCGGGCTATGTGCACTCACTCCAAGGCAGTTGCTGAACTGCAGGACCGCGCTCTTGGTAGCCCAGTAGACTGGCAGCGTTGGATGCTGACACAGTGCGACCACGGATGACATGTTGATGATGGTGCCACCCTTCCCACCTTCATCGCGACGCATCATTTCCAAGGCTCGAAGAGAACCGGTTACGAGAGCCATCTGAGAAACAGTTGTTGGTCAAGATTATGACAAATATTAGTCCGCCCTCCAGGGTACCTTCTCGAACAGTatgagtctaatattattagtgtgttgtcatggtaacccatacgatttgacagttcttggactaatattataactactaATATACCGTTCTAGAAATGGGTCCAAGGCCGATGATGGAAATTAGTACAATACAATAGGATACCGGATATCCGGATGCGTCGTGTTGGTACAGTTCCCAGCGTCGCCAACATAGGTGTCCTTAATCACTTTCATTAAGATTAGCTTGATGGTGTTAATAAGATAGACAGGTGGACTTAGGGTCAGcggaaaataaatagatattgaATATGAAATCTAGGTACTCACCACATTAATAGATATTTCCTTCTTATAAGTCTGCCAGCTGTCATTCATGATCGCGGCATTGTTGATCACCACGTCAATGTGGCCACGTGTGTTCTTGACCTCGGCCATGATGAGCAAGAACACTTCTTCATCGGTGATGTCACACAGGTGGAACTTCACTTTGTCGGGCCCGTACTTCGCGTTCAATTCGTCTTGGAAAGCTTCACCAGCATCTTTGGCTATATCTAGTATGGCTACATGCTGAAATATACGTAGGTGTttaacggctcgattcgaagaatgcaatacgataatgataagttctggtttagataagttctcatttagatatggtttgtatgtcgtataattgacagaagcagctcgattcgggcaaccaatgacACTTTGACGTTAGGAATATCgtggatagatcttattgggatcacagcggaatcaaaataaacgtcaattttgacatgtcgtttagttatagatcttttaaaggtctttccaagatcttaaacgtgtcttaatcatttttagAATCGGTCCGTATTACATCTTGATTATTAGGTAAGAAAAGATAGTTATGGTCACGGTTTTTTATATCGTTTTTTAAGTGACTTTACATATTAAAGTGTCGTCTACGATACCTACTGTCCATAAAAGCACTCCTCTATCTACCGAGGCCGGAGATTATCGTATATACCCATATATACCGTATACACGTATTTTGATGTAAATAATGCTGCTTTTCGACTGCGAGTATCAAGActggtaatttatttattcgtatggcattatgattatgagtcgttctacagttttatttttacagatttATATCTAGGTTCTTTACCCATTGGGCTGCGTTCTCACTAAACGCTATTAAGTCCAGAGGGTCACCAGGGTACATTCGGTTCGGGCACTCGTTAATAATATGGTGGATAGGTTGTATAGGCGCTCCGCAATCGCATTCCGGGGTGTTTTTCCATCCACACCTAAACATGAAATCGCCAGATCGGCCGTGCTCTGTGCGAAGTCTATTAAGCTGGCACCATTCGCGTCTTGGGGCCGAGAAGCCTTTGGGCCTTTCAGTGGGATTGTAGTCGCTGCAAGTTGTAGGCAGGTTGGAATTCCATTCCTTCATCCATTTATCTCCGatgttaaaattgtaattgtaaaagACTGGTAATCTACTTAAGTGACAAATATGGGACTCAAAATACTGCACGGAGATCCGGCCGCGGTAGACAGGGGATACCTACGTTTTTTCTCAAAATGTTGACAAATGTATTTGGCTTGGTTTGGCCGGTAATATCCACATTTGGTAGACGAAAGGTTAACATAACTAAGCGTTGTTTGAACCAGAGTAAATACAACGAACAAGGACTCACAAAAATAACGGATACCATAGGAGCAAGTCATGTAATATTGTGTTGTGTCAGATTATAGTTTTGTAAACTAGAGATTGGTTATCTTATCGGCCGATATGAGAACTACATTGCAGTGAAGTTCAAACAGTTAATATTACCCTGCTACAGCCGTAGAACTACTAAAACTGATTGGAGGTCATTAGCTGATTGTTCCTGCTTACGATTTCATGACAAGCTGGTTTAGATTTTGCCATTTATTTAAACCTGAATTTGTGATGACTCGCAATCTTCGTTGtttaacatattattaataataataataataaaatgattttatttcggataaaaaaagttattgcaGTTGATCGTACCTAATgcaatactaaaaaaaataattgactgTAATCTCCACATTAACAAGTCGCACTCTCCGGGAAACCACTCAAAGGGCAATGGAGCTAGCTATGCTTGGAGTTTCTCTGTGGAATCGAATCAGTAATGATGAGATCCGCAGGTGAACTAGAGTTTTCGACATAGCTCAGAGTTACAATCCTTAAATGACAATGGGCAGGGCACATTGCGGCCGTGGGGGCAGAAAGGTTCTTGAGTAGCGATCAAGGACGACGGAGGAGTAGAGACTAGAGAGTACGTAGTGACAACAGAGCAGCGTGGGAGGGCCACAGGATGGGCCGACGATCTGGTCAAAATCCTCTCTCCGGTAAAATTAAAATGGCTTAAGTTAGGTATGTTGCTTGCCGTAGGGTATCGAACATTTAAGCGCGTTTTATAGGTATACTCGTATCGGCAACGTTCCGTTATGACTATGCAATGGGATTGTGTTGTCATTGTCTAGCTAATTTACATGAATTGTTATATTACCTGAACTTTTTCTTCCATTAGTAGTCTTACGACGCCAGAGCCGACGCCGCTGGCCCCGCCGGTGATTAACACTACCTTGTCTTCAAGGTCATTCATCTTGATCTTTGATTTTACGTCGGTATCAGGGTATTATATTCGAGAACCCCTTCGACGACTTGGATTTTGATTTTCACTGTAACCTCCCAGGCCCTATACAACTTAGCcgattatattaataaaagttttaattgaaagtctTTCTTGTTCAAACGTTAGAGCGGATAGAATTCCAAAAacatgtttacaaaaaaaaaagcacatataaagatttttaatgtatttgaaatacctatccaacgacactaAAGGATTGcagcgaaaaaaaaatagtttttctaGTATTACCTAACTACCACTGGGCTAAGCTGAAGAAGTGCAGACAAAGAGACGAATATGACGCACGTATAAGGATTCCTAGAACATCAAAGTCTCTAGGATCTAGGAGGTTATGATATTTTTATGATGGAGGTTatattgtttgacatgatgccaacggccgctttctatcaccgcaccgctcgccgtcggcagcgtgttcatcctcacaccctagaacctaaatggtcgcgtactgtgcggtttaagaaaAATTTACTCCCgtggacgcttcggctgtggaatgagcttcctgccgaggttttcccgaggggttacagtatggggttccacaaaaaagaagtgtacaggtttttaaagggtcggcaacgcgcatgtaatatctctggtgttacAGGCGTTCTTAgtctacggtgactgcttaccatcaggcggccctatgcttgtttgccacctacgttgtatataaaaaaatatttttcactcaTGACAACAACTCACAATTTTCTTGCTCCGTGTGCAAAATACAACTAGATCAATCCTTcgtcatataataataagtaagcCAAATAGATTAGATTTAGAATCAGTAAATAACAAATATGAGTTTTATCTACTTCATTGGAGGTGATATATACCATGATAACATTTTTAAGCGAAAGCGATGGCACGTCTAACACATTCAATTGGCCtagtaaatatgtatatgtcgGGAAGTCATTAGTACGGATCCTCAATTGACAACGAAACGCAAGCGCAGTATTGGCGTGCTTCTACTGAGTCTGGCCTGACGTTCGTGCACGACCGGTGGAGGGGGATGCACAAAACCAGGTGTACTGGACCGGAGCGGTCATTATTTGCTCAGATTGCCTGGCGTGCAGACGTATCAGGCCAGGAACAGTATTACGTTTCGTACCTagtgaattattttgtaattattgtcGAATTATAAACTCAGTTGATTGTTTCTTGAATGTTTCATCTTGCCCGCACCTACCTTATGCGCTCACAATGTCTGATGAGTCCAACATGCCTCATCGACCGTCTCGTCCTCCGTCATCAGATGTGGGATTAGAGCGGGCCATCGAGCGCGAAGATGGAACGCGAAGTGTACGAAGTGATGATCAAAATTGGCGGCTTTTATTTGAAATGCAAAATTCTAACATGAAAGCATTAATTGAGGCTCTTAATAAGCCTCAGCGTTCTGACAAACATGTGAATCTCCCGGAATTCGACCCTGACAAGACCGATGTGGATGCACAGTCGTGGTGTGCAACAGCCGACTTGTGTTTCGCCGACAACCCTGTGGAAGGGGGGCAATTGATTGTTGTAATAAGTAAAGCCTTGAAGGGAGCGGCTTCGGCGTGGTTATCCCAGATATCTTATGCGGGCATGACCTGGCCACAATTCAAGGAGTTGTTTGTGGCTAGATTTGTGTGCCCTGAAACAACTGCGGGTACCCTGATAAATCTTAACTCGGATAAACCTAAAGAAAACGAGACCTTAGCGGCCTACGGGAGTCGAGTGATGACGTCACTGCTTAATCGTTGGAAAAATGCTACTGTCGAACAAATCGCTGTGTCACAAACGCTCGCACATCTGGCACAATTTGATACACGATTACAACGATTGGCATTTACGACGGAGATAAATAATCGTCAACATTTGCAACAAGAGCTACAGGCGTTTACCTATCTGAAACGCAAATTCTATGCTGGTGGTGATCATAAGGGATTCGACAGCAAACGTATGAAGGTTTCCACCGCAATCAAATGCTTTCATTGCGGTAAGAATGGACATAAACAATCGGATTGTCTACATCGTAAAAAGGATGGAAAAGCTAAACCTGTGAACTCACAACACCCTGCCACAGTGACGAAGCCTAATCAACAAAAAACCACATCGAGCACTATCGTCTGTTTCAAATGCGGTACAACGGGCCACATAGCAAGCCGCTGCACCAGCGGAGGAGGCGCAGCTGCGACGACTAACAAGGAGCTTCGTGTCGACGTGTGCAGCGTGGACCCTCCGGGCGGGATTTTGAACCATCAAGGTCAGtgttttacttttcattttgattCCGGTGCAGAGTGCTCACTAGTAAAAGAAAGTATAGCATCTAAATTTTGTGGAAAACGTGAGCACAATGTTGTTAGTTTAAAAGGTATCAGTCAATCAAGTGTTTCAAGTAGCGAACAGGTTTCATGTGTTGTAAACATTGTCAACCACCTGAttgaaactttattgcacgtTTTGCCTGACGTTTGTTTACGTAGTGACATCATGATAGGACGTGAGATTTTACATCAAGGGTTTGGTGTTATTATGACTGCAACACAGTTCAACATTTTTAAAGTCAAGGTTGATAAGCTTGAACTACCCTCGCTGAATTCGATAACTAGTAGTGATGTCTTAATGACTAATCAACttttatcaaatgatattacgGTTGTAGATACTGACATCCCTCAAGAACAAAAACATGAgcttcttaaagttttaaatcgTTATTCGGATTATTTTATAACCGGTATGCCTAAAACTCGAGTAACAACGGGAGAGCTTGAAATTCGTTTAATTGATCCTAACTTAACTGTGCAAAGGCGACCATATCGTCTTAGTCCAGAGGAAAGAAAAGTAATGCGCGAGCGAGTAGATGAGTTGTTACATGCGAATATAATTCGACCTAGTAGTTCACCTTTTGCGAGTCCAGCTCTTTTGGTCAAGAAGCGTGATGGATCTGATAGGTTAGTTGTAGATTATAGGGAGCTGAATAGGAATACCGTGTCGGACCGATATCCATTACCACTAATTTCAGACCAAATCTCCCGTTTACACGGTGCGCAGTACTTTACCAAACTAGATTGTGCCTCCGGTTTTCATCTTATTCCGATCAATTCTGAAGATTCTATTCAGCGCACGTCTTTTATAACACCTGACGGGCAGTATGATTACCTTACAATGCCGTTTGGGCTCAGGAATTCAATTTCGGTCTTTCAGAGAGCAATAGTGAAAGCCTTAGGTGACTTAGTAAACACCTATGTCATTGTCTACGTAGATGACATTTTGATCATGTCTGAAACTGTCGAAGAAGGGCTTGAAAGACTGAGTATAGTTTTGGATAAATTAGCTAAAGCCGGATTCTCATTAAACCTGAAAAAGTGCTCGTTTCTGAAAACCGAACTTGAGTTTTTGGGCTATGAAGTTAAAGCAGGAGAGATTAGGCCAAATCGTCGTAAGGTTGAGGCACTTTCCTCTCTGCCTCCACCGACGAGCGTATCCCAGTTAAGGCAATTCATAGGATTAGCGACCTACTTCCGGCAATTCGTACCAAAATTCTCCAGTATTATGGGGCCACTTTATAAA is a genomic window containing:
- the LOC133521192 gene encoding 15-hydroxyprostaglandin dehydrogenase [NAD(+)]-like isoform X2: MHVAILDIAKDAGEAFQDELNAKYGPDKVKFHLCDITDEEVFLLIMAEVKNTRGHIDVVINNAAIMNDSWQTYKKEISINVMALVTGSLRALEMMRRDEGGKGGTIINMSSVVALCQHPTLPVYWATKSAVLQFSNCLGMEEHYSRSGVRVITVCLGVTDTGLLKPQKTGRFDKYYDAQYGEAFPTMRLQKMESAAKGIVEAYKRGESGSTWLATRDEPVKDITGDIRKAYDILAVHAMP
- the LOC133521192 gene encoding 15-hydroxyprostaglandin dehydrogenase [NAD(+)]-like isoform X1, with protein sequence MNDLEDKVVLITGGASGVGSGVVRLLMEEKVQHVAILDIAKDAGEAFQDELNAKYGPDKVKFHLCDITDEEVFLLIMAEVKNTRGHIDVVINNAAIMNDSWQTYKKEISINVMALVTGSLRALEMMRRDEGGKGGTIINMSSVVALCQHPTLPVYWATKSAVLQFSNCLGMEEHYSRSGVRVITVCLGVTDTGLLKPQKTGRFDKYYDAQYGEAFPTMRLQKMESAAKGIVEAYKRGESGSTWLATRDEPVKDITGDIRKAYDILAVHAMP